In Phacochoerus africanus isolate WHEZ1 chromosome 2, ROS_Pafr_v1, whole genome shotgun sequence, one DNA window encodes the following:
- the HDHD3 gene encoding haloacid dehalogenase-like hydrolase domain-containing protein 3, which yields MVHRLPLRLLTWDVKDTLLRLRHPVGVEYASKAWAHGLQVEAAALGQAFPQVYKAQSHSFPNYGLSQGLTSRQWWLDVILQTFHQAGVGDAQVVIPIADQLYEDFSHPHTWQVLEGAKATLKGCQKRGLRLAVVSNFDRRLENILVGLGLRDYFDFVLTSEAAGWPKPDPRIFHEALRLAQVEPAATAHIGDSYRCDYKGARAVGMHSFLVAGPEPLDPAVKDSVPQEHILPSLSHLLPALDRLEGSPLGL from the coding sequence ATGGTGCACCGGCTGCCACTGCGACTGCTGACATGGGATGTGAAGGACACGCTGCTCAGGCTCCGCCACCCTGTGGGGGTGGAATATGCCAGCAAGGCCTGGGCccatgggctgcaggtggagGCTGCGGCCCTGGGACAAGCCTTCCCGCAGGTGTACAAGGCTCAAAGCCACAGCTTTCCCAACTATGGCCTGAGCCAGGGCCTCACCTCCCGCCAGTGGTGGCTGGACGTGATCCTGCAGACCTTCCATCAGGCGGGTGTTGGGGATGCCCAGGTTGTGATTCCCATTGCTGACCAGCTCTACGAGGACTTCAGTCACCCCCACACCTGGCAGGTGTTGGAGGGGGCTAAGGCCACCCTGAAGGGGTGCCAAAAACGAGGTCTGAGGCTGGCAGTGGTCTCCAACTTTGACCGACGCCTGGAGAACATTCTGGTGGGTCTTGGCCTGCGGGACTACTTCGACTTTGTGCTGACCTCTGAGGCTGCCGGCTGGCCCAAGCCAGACCCCCGCATTTTCCATGAGGCCTTGCGCCTTGCACAGGTGGAACCTGCGGCAACAGCCCATATTGGGGACAGTTACCGCTGTGATTACAAGGGAGCACGGGCTGTAGGCATGCACAGCTTCCTGGTGGCTGGCCCGGAGCCTCTGGATCCTGCGGTCAAGGATTCTGTACCCCAAGAACACATCCTCCCCTCACTGTCCCATCTCCTACCTGCCCTTGACCGCCTGGAGGGCTCACCCCTGGGGCTTTGA
- the ALAD gene encoding delta-aminolevulinic acid dehydratase, translated as MQPQSVLHSGYFHPLLRTWQTAATSLSASNLIYPIFVTDGPDDKQPVASLPGVARYGVNRLEEMLKPLVEEGLRCVLIFGVPSRIPKDERGSAADSEDSPAIEAIRLLRKNFPSLLVACDVCLCPYTSHGHCGLLSENGSFQAEESRQRLAEVALAYAKAGCQVIAPSDMMDGRVEAIKEALMAHGFGNRVSVMSYSAKFASCFYGPFRDAAQSSPAFGDRRCYQLPPGARGLALRAVDRDVREGADMLMVKPGMPYLDIVREVKTKHPELPLAVYHVSGEFAMLWHGAQAGAFDLKTAVLEVMTAFRRAGADVIITYYTPQLLQWLKD; from the exons ATGCAGCCCCAGTCAGTCCTGCACAGCGGCTACTTCCACCCACTGCTTCGGACCTGGCAGACAGCTGCCACCAGCCTTAGTGCCTCCAACCTCATCTACCCCATCTTTGTCAC GGATGGTCCTGATGACAAACAGCCCGTCGCCAGCCTCCCAGGAGTGGCCAG ATATGGCGTGAACCGTCTGGAAGAGATGCTGAAGCCCCTGGTGGAAGAGGGCCTGCGCTGCGTCCTGATCTTCGGTGTCCCCAGCAGAATTCCCAAG GATGAGCGGGGCTCTGCAGCCGACTCCGAGGACTCCCCAGCTATTGAGGCGATCCGTCTGCTGCGCAAGAACTTCCCGAGCCTCCTGGTGGCCTGCGATGTCTGCCTGTGCCCCTACACCTCCCACGGTCACTGCG GGCTTCTGAGTGAGAATGGGTCATTCCAAGCTGAGGAGAGCCGCCAGCGGCTGGCGGAGGTggcactggcctatgccaaggCAG GATGTCAGGTGATAGCCCCGTCGGACATGATGGATGGACGCGTGGAAGCCATCAAGGAGGCTCTGATGGCACATGGATTCGGCAACCGGG TATCAGTGATGAGCTATAGCGCCAAATTCGCTTCCTGTTTCTACGGACCTTTCCG GGATGCAGCTCAATCAAGCCCAGCTTTTGGAGATCGCCGCTGCTACCAGCTGCCGCCTGGAGCACGAGGCCTGGCCCTCCGAGCAGTG GACCGGGATGTACGGGAAGGAGCCGACATGCTCATGGTGAAGCCAGGAATGCCCTACCTGGACATCGTGCGGGAGGTAAAGACCAAG CATCCTGAGCTCCCTCTTGCTGTGTACCACGTTTCTGGAGAGTTTGCCATGCTGTGGCACGGGGCCCAGGCCGGGGCATTTGATCTCAAGACTGCAGTACTGGAGGTCATGACTGCCTTCCGTAGAGCTG GTGCCGACGTCATCATCACCTACTACACACCTCAGCTATTGCAGTGGCTGAAGGACTGA